GCGAACAGGATGCGCCGTGGTCGCTGGCCATGCTGCTCCAGCCAGCCCAGCACGCGGCGCAGGCCGTCGACATAAGCGGCGCGATAGCCCGCTTCGTCGTGCTGGATGGCCGCCGCGCAATACACCAGGTAACCCAGCGGCCCCTGCGGCCAATCCGGCGGACAAGCATCGGCATGCAGGTCGCCCGCCAACGGTTCGATGGCAGCTGGCAATGCGGCCACGTTGCGGCGCATGCCCAGAACGCGCCAGCCCTGTTCGGCCATACGCAGACCAAGACGGGTACCGACATCCCCGCACCCGGCAATCAGCAACCTGTTGCATCCCGACATGCTTTTCTCCACGACTTCTAGGCGACGGCGCAGTGTAACAGGCCGCTTGCAGCCGTCAGCGCAGCACATGGACGCCGGAGGTAGGGCGATGCACACGCCAAAGGCGAGATAGTTTTGCAACAGCCTATTAGCCCGGTTGGTTCATCTGTTTGCAAAGGCTATGCTTGTCGGCAATTTAATGGATAAACACTATGACCCTCACCGAACTGCGGTACATCGTCACCCTCGCCCAGGAACAGCATTTCGGCCGCGCCGCCGAGCGCTGCCACGTCAGCCAACCGACCCTGTCGGTGGGCGTGAAAAAGCTGGAGGACGAGCTTGGCGTGCTGATCTTCGAGCGCAGCAAGAGCGCCGTGCGACTGACCCCGGTCGGTGAAGGCATTGTCACCCAGGCGCAGAAGGTGCTGGAGCAGGCCCAGGGTATTCGCGAGCTGGCCCAGGCCGGCAAGAACCAGTTGGCTGCGCCTCTGAAGATCGGCGCCATCTACACCGTTGGCCCCTACTTGTTCCCGCACCTGATTCCACAGTTGCACCGGGTCGCCCCGGACATGCCGCTGTACATCGAGGAAAACTTCACCCATATCCTGCGCGACAAACTGCGCACCGGTGAACTCGACGCCATCATCATCGCCCTGCCGTTCCAGGAGGCCGATGTACTGACCAAGCCGCTGTACGACGAGCCCTTCTACGCCCTGCTGCCAGCCGGCCATCCCTGGGCGGAGCTGGAGACCATCGACACCAAGCTGCTCAACGACAAGAGCCTGCTGCTGCTCGGCGAGGGCCACTGCTTCCGCGACCAGGTGCTGGAAGCCTGTCCGACCCTGCGCAAGGGTGGCGACGACCACGGCAAGCACACCACGGTAGAATCCAGCTCGCTGGAAACCATCCGTCATATGGTCGCCTCCGGCCTTGGCGTATCGATCCTGCCGTTCTCGGCAGTCGACAGCCATCACTACGCGCCGGGCGTGATCGAAGTGCGTCCGCTCAGCGCGCCGGTGCCGTTCCGTACCGTGGCCATTGCCTGGCGCGCCAGCTTCCCGCGCCCCAACGCCATCGAGGTGCTGGCCGACTCCATCCGCCTCTGCTCGGTCGCCCGTAGCCCGCAGACCAAGGCAGTCTGAGGCAGGACGTGAGCGAACTGGCAGCGGTTTCCGTCACCGCGCTCAAGGGTGTGGGTGCGGCCCTGGCCGAGAAACTGGCCAAGGTCGGCCTGGAAAACCTGCAGGACGTGCTGTTCCACCTGCCGCTGCGCTACCAGGATCGCACGCGCATCACCCCCATCGGCGCGCTGCGCCCGGGGCAGGATGCGGTGGTCGAGGGCATCGTTGCCGGCGCCGATGTGGTCATGGGCCGGCGGCGCAGTCTGCTGGTACGCCTGCAGGACGGCAGCGGCACGCTGAGCCTGCGCTTCTTCCACTTCAGCCAGGCGCAGAAGGACGGCCTCAAGCGCGGCACCGCCCTGCGCTGCTACGGTGAAGTGCGCCCCGGCGCTACCGGCCTGGAAATCTACCACCCGGAGTACCGCGCACAGAGCGGCGACGAGCCTGCCCCGGTGGAGCAGAGCCTGACGCCCATCTACCCGACCACCGAAGGTTTGACCCAACAGCGCCTGCGCCAGCTCAGCCAGCAGGCACTCGCGCGTCTCGGCCCGCGCAGCCTGCCAGACTGGCTGCCCGAGGAATTGGCCCGCGACTATCGCCTGGCGCCGCTGGACGAGGCCATCCGCTACCTGCACCGGCCGCCGCCGGACGCCGATGTCGAAGAACTCGCCGAGGGCCGTCACTGGGCGCAACACCGCCTGGCCTTCGAAGAGTTGCTGACTCACCAGTTGTCCCTGCAGCGCCTGCGTGAACAGGTACGCGCGCAACAGGCACCGGCGCTGCCGCCGGCAACGAAGCTGCCGCAACAGTACCTCGCCAACCTCGGCTTCGCCCCCACCGGAGCGCAGCAGCGCGTGGGCGCCGAGATCGCCTACGACCTGGCGCAGAGCGAACCAATGCTGCGTCTGGTGCAGGGTGATGTCGGCGCCGGCAAGACGGTGGTCGCGGCGCTGGCTGCGCTGCAGGCGCTGGAGGCCGGTTATCAGGTGGCGCTGATGGCGCCGACCGAAATCCTCGCCGAGCAGCACTTTCTAAACTTCAGCAAATGGCTGGCACCGCTTGGCCTGGAAGTCGCCTGGCTGGCCGGCAAGCTCAAGGGCAAGGCCCGCGCCGCCGCTCTGGAGCAGATTGCCGGCGGCTGCCCGATGGTGGTTGGCACCCACGCTCTGTTCCAGGACGAAGTGAAGTTCAAGCGCCTGGCGCTGGTGATCATCGACGAACAGCACCGCTTCGGTGTGCAGCAACGCCTGGCCCTACGCCAGAAAGGCATCGACGGACGTCTCAGCCCGCACCAGTTGATCATGACTGCTACGCCCATCCCACGCACCCTGGCGATGAGCGCCTACGCCGACCTCGACACCTCGATCCTCGACGAACTGCCGCCAGGGCGTACACCGGTCAACACCCTGGTGATCGCCGACAGCCGCCGCATCGAGGTGGTCGAGCGCGTGCGCAACGCCTGCCAGCAGGGTCGCCAGGCCTACTGGGTGTGCACGCTGATCGAAGAGTCCGAGGAACTGACCTGCCAGGCTGCGGAAACCAGCTACGAGGAGTTGTCCGCCGCACTTGGCGAGCTGCGCGTCGGGCTGATCCACGGGCGCATGAAACCGGCCGAAAAGGCCGCAGTGATGGAAGAATTCAAGCAGGGCAGCTTGCAGCTTCTGGTGGCGACCACGGTAATCGAGGTGGGCGTCGACGTCCCCAACGCCAGCCTGATGATCATCGAAAACCCCGAGCGCCTTGGCCTGGCCCAGCTGCACCAGTTGCGCGGCCGGGTTGGTCGGGGCAGTGCGGCCAGCCACTGCGTGCTGCTCTACCACGCACCGCTGTCGCAGCTCGGCCGCGAACGCCTGGCGATCATGCGTGAAACCACCGATGGCTTCGTTATCGCCGAGAAGGATCTGGAACTGCGCGGCCCCGGTGAAATGCTCGGTACCCGGCAGACCGGTCTGCTGCAGTTCAAGGTCGCCGACCTGATGCGCGACGCCGATCTGCTGCCTGCAGTTCGCGATGCCGCACAGGCACTTTTGGAACATTGGCCACAACATGTGGCTCCATTGTTGGAACGCTGGTTGCGTCATGGCCAGCAATACGGTCAAGTGTGAACCTGTTCACAGGACAACCGTCGCCACGAACCATTGCGCAAATCCTCGCTGGTTATACTCCGAGGCACATGCGCCAACGCTGGATATCGATATGACTGAAGCTGCCCTCGCCGCCAACGCCACTCCGCAACCGCCCGCCGTGATCGTGCAACTGCTGGAGAAACTCGCCGTACCCTACCAGGTGCGTGCGGAGCGACCGGGCCAGCCGAGCGAGGCGCGCCTGCAGGCCGTGCTGGTGGACGATGCCGTCGGTGCCCTGCTGGTGCTCTACCCGCGCAGCCACTTGCTGGATCTGTCACGCCTGGCGGAACTGACCGGGCGCCAGCTCACCGCAGTCAAACCCGAACGCCTGGAGCGCATGCTCGGCAAGCACGATCTGGCCGCCCTGCCCGGTTTGCCGCCGCTGACCAGCTCACCCTGCCTGTATGAAGAACGCCTGTTGCAGGTACCCAACCTGCTGATCGATTCCGGCCAGCCCGGCGTATTACTGGAAGTCCCCACCGAAGCCTTCAAGACGCTGCTCAGCAAGGCCAGTGCGGCGCGTTTCGGCGAGCCGGTGAGCGCGATCAAGCCGAACCTGGATCGCCCGCATGATGACCGCGCGGAGATCACCCAGGCCGTGCAAGCCTTTACCGCGCGGCGCATCCAGCAGCGCCTGGAAGAAACCATCGAGATTCCGCCACTGCCGGAAACCGCACAGAAGATCATCAAGCTACGGGTCGATCCCAACGCCACGGTGGACGACATCACCGGCGTGGTCGAAACCGACCCGGCATTGGCTGCCCAGGTGGTCAGCTGGGCAGCCTCGCCCTACTACGCCGCGCCCGGCAAGATCCGTTCGGTGGAAGATGCCATCGTCCGCGTGCTGGGCTTCGACCTGGTGATCAACCTGGCGCTAGGCCTGGCGCTGGGCAAGACCCTGAGCCTGCCCAAGGACCAGCCCCAGCACGCCACGCCCTACTGGCAACAGGCGATCTACACCGCTGCGGTGATCGAAGGACTGACACGGGCCATGCCCCGCGCACAGCGCCCGGAAGCCGGCCTGACCTACCTCGCCGGTCTGCTGCACAACTTCGGTTACCTGGTTCTGGCGCACGTCTTCCCGCCGCACTTCTCGTTGATCTGCCGCCATCTGGAAGTCAACCCGCATCTCTCGCACAGCCATATCGAGCAGCACCTGCTGGGTATCACCCGCGAGCAGATCGGCGCCTGGCTGATGCGTCACTGGGATATGCCTGAAGAGCTGTCCAGCGCCCTGCGCTTCCAGCACGACCCGTCCTATGCCGGCGACAGCGCGGCCTTCCCCAACCTGGTGTGCCTGGCCGTCAGCCTGCTGCGTAACCGCGGTATCGGTGCCGGACCTCAGAGCGAGATCCCGGACGAGCTATTCGAGGCCTTGGGCCTGAGTCGGGAAAAAGCCGAGGATGCCGTCAGCAAGGTACTCAGCGCCGAAGTCGCACTGCGCGAGCTCGCAGCGCAGTTTCAGCACCCGCACTGACAGGCGCCCACCTCGGTCATTACGGCTGGCTCGCCGTCTTGCGCAACTGCTCGCGTCGCTCGGCGAACAGCTGCGGCAACACCTCCAGGCTGACGGTGAGCAGCTGGCTGACGCTGGGGTGCTCGTATAGCGCCGCATACTCCGCCAACTGATCGCTGGGCATCTGCCGGTAGGCATAGAACATGAAGGTTTCCACCGCCTGCCCGCTGGACTGGCGTATGGCTTCGGCCTGCTTCTGTGTCTGCGCCTGCAACTCGGCCTCGCTGAGGCTCTCCCCCCGCGCTCTTAGCGCCAGCAGAGCCTGGGTCTTGCCGACTTCGTAACGCAGCAGGCTGGCCAGTTCGGTGGTGCGTGCAGCGGCATCGAGACGTTTGACCAGATCATGACGCGCGCCTCGTGGCGGCTGTGCCTGCAACCGCTCGCGGTATTCAGCCAGCCCATCGGGTTGCTCACCGACTGCACGCTCGGCAGCGGTGAAGCGCTGCGCCAGCGGACTGTCGAGACGTTCATGAGCCTGCTCGGCTTGCGTAACATCGAAACGGGAGCCGACCCGTTCAGCCAGATCGAGACAGAACGCCTCGCCCGCAAACAGTTGCGCAAGGCGTTTCTGTTCGGCATCACCCTGACCACGCTGCAGCAACGGCGCACTCTGCTCGCAGAGTAGATGGATACCCGCCAGCTCGAATAACGGCAGCAGGGTTTTGGCGGAGGCCGGCTCGGCTCGCGCCGTGGCGGTGGCCAGCAACAGCAGGGGCAGGAGGAAAAGGCGCATGCTCAGGCTTTCCACAGGAACATGCCTGGCAGCCTAACCAAAGCGCAGCGTCGCGGCCAGCCGCGACGCGAATCGGTGCTTATCAGGCAGCCTTTTTCGGGGCCTCGG
The genomic region above belongs to Pseudomonas sediminis and contains:
- a CDS encoding aminoacyl-tRNA deacylase and HDOD domain-containing protein yields the protein MTEAALAANATPQPPAVIVQLLEKLAVPYQVRAERPGQPSEARLQAVLVDDAVGALLVLYPRSHLLDLSRLAELTGRQLTAVKPERLERMLGKHDLAALPGLPPLTSSPCLYEERLLQVPNLLIDSGQPGVLLEVPTEAFKTLLSKASAARFGEPVSAIKPNLDRPHDDRAEITQAVQAFTARRIQQRLEETIEIPPLPETAQKIIKLRVDPNATVDDITGVVETDPALAAQVVSWAASPYYAAPGKIRSVEDAIVRVLGFDLVINLALGLALGKTLSLPKDQPQHATPYWQQAIYTAAVIEGLTRAMPRAQRPEAGLTYLAGLLHNFGYLVLAHVFPPHFSLICRHLEVNPHLSHSHIEQHLLGITREQIGAWLMRHWDMPEELSSALRFQHDPSYAGDSAAFPNLVCLAVSLLRNRGIGAGPQSEIPDELFEALGLSREKAEDAVSKVLSAEVALRELAAQFQHPH
- a CDS encoding hydrogen peroxide-inducible genes activator, which encodes MTLTELRYIVTLAQEQHFGRAAERCHVSQPTLSVGVKKLEDELGVLIFERSKSAVRLTPVGEGIVTQAQKVLEQAQGIRELAQAGKNQLAAPLKIGAIYTVGPYLFPHLIPQLHRVAPDMPLYIEENFTHILRDKLRTGELDAIIIALPFQEADVLTKPLYDEPFYALLPAGHPWAELETIDTKLLNDKSLLLLGEGHCFRDQVLEACPTLRKGGDDHGKHTTVESSSLETIRHMVASGLGVSILPFSAVDSHHYAPGVIEVRPLSAPVPFRTVAIAWRASFPRPNAIEVLADSIRLCSVARSPQTKAV
- the recG gene encoding ATP-dependent DNA helicase RecG codes for the protein MSELAAVSVTALKGVGAALAEKLAKVGLENLQDVLFHLPLRYQDRTRITPIGALRPGQDAVVEGIVAGADVVMGRRRSLLVRLQDGSGTLSLRFFHFSQAQKDGLKRGTALRCYGEVRPGATGLEIYHPEYRAQSGDEPAPVEQSLTPIYPTTEGLTQQRLRQLSQQALARLGPRSLPDWLPEELARDYRLAPLDEAIRYLHRPPPDADVEELAEGRHWAQHRLAFEELLTHQLSLQRLREQVRAQQAPALPPATKLPQQYLANLGFAPTGAQQRVGAEIAYDLAQSEPMLRLVQGDVGAGKTVVAALAALQALEAGYQVALMAPTEILAEQHFLNFSKWLAPLGLEVAWLAGKLKGKARAAALEQIAGGCPMVVGTHALFQDEVKFKRLALVIIDEQHRFGVQQRLALRQKGIDGRLSPHQLIMTATPIPRTLAMSAYADLDTSILDELPPGRTPVNTLVIADSRRIEVVERVRNACQQGRQAYWVCTLIEESEELTCQAAETSYEELSAALGELRVGLIHGRMKPAEKAAVMEEFKQGSLQLLVATTVIEVGVDVPNASLMIIENPERLGLAQLHQLRGRVGRGSAASHCVLLYHAPLSQLGRERLAIMRETTDGFVIAEKDLELRGPGEMLGTRQTGLLQFKVADLMRDADLLPAVRDAAQALLEHWPQHVAPLLERWLRHGQQYGQV